In Rhodococcus qingshengii JCM 15477, the sequence TCTACAAGATGCCGTGGGGAACCATTCACCCCACCACGATCTCGGCACCGATCGTCGGAATGGCTTACGGCGCCTACGAAGCGCACGTCGAGCACCAGGGCAAGCGTGTGCGCGCTGCGTTCGCCGGCGAGAAGTCGAAGGACGATCCGTTTGCCAAGGTGCGCATCGCCGAAGCGTCCAGCGACATCGACGCCGCGTGGCGTCAGCTCTCCGGCAACGTCGCCGACGAGTACGCGTTGATCCTTGCGGGCGAAGAGGTTCCGATGGAACTGCGGCTGCGCGCTCGACGTGACCAGGTGCGCGCCACGGGCCGCGCGATCGCCTCGATCGACAAGCTCTTCGAGAACTCCGGCGCCACGGCGCTGCAGAACGGCACTCCTATTCAGCGTTTCTGGCGCGATGCTCACGCTGGTCGCGTCCACGCCGCCAACGATCCCGAACGCGCGTACGTCATGTTCGGAACCGGCGAATTCGGTCTGCCGATCACCGACACGATGGTCTAGAGGAGGCTCAGTGACAACCACCGAAGAAGCCCTCACCTACGAGTCCACTTCACGGTTCGCGCAAGTGCGCCCCGATCTGAAACTGCACTTCCACGAGGCGGGCGTCGGAAACGACAAGACCATCGTGCTGCTGCACGGCGGTGGCCCAGGCGCGTCGTCGTGGTCTAACTTCGCCCGCAACATTCCGGTGTTGGCGAAGAGCTTTCACGTCATCGCGGTCGATCAGCCCGGTTACGGGCAGTCCGACAAGCCGACGGAGCATCCGCAGTACTTCGTTCACAGTGCGTCGGCGCTCAACGATCTCCTGGACACGCTCGAGATCACCGGTCGCGTTGATCTGCTGGGCAATTCGCTCGGTGGTGGCGCTGCTGTTCGCTTTGCGCTCGACTACCCGGACCGTGCGGGTCGCCTCGTTCTGATGGGCCCCGGCGGTCTGAGTGTCAACCTGTTTGCGCCGGACCCCACCGAGGGCGTCAAGAACCTCGGAAAGTTCAGCTACCAGCCCACCCGAGAAAACCTCGAAGCATTCCTGCGGATCATGGTCTTCGATCAGAAGCTGATCACGCCGGAACTCGTCGACGAACGTTTTGCTGCCGCCAGCACTCCCGAGTCGCTGGCTGCGGCCAAGGCGATGGGTAAGTCCTTCTCCAGCGGTGACTTCGAGCTCGGCATGCTCTGGCGCGAGGCGTACAAGCTTCGTCAGCGTGTGTTGCTGATCTGGGGCCGTGAGGATCGGGTCAACCCTCTCGACGGCGCACTGGTCGCGCTCAAGATGATCCCGCGCGCGCAGCTCCACGTCTTCGGCGGTTGCGGTCACTGGGCGCAGCTCGAGAAGTTCGACGAATTCAACCGGCTCGCAACCGACTTCCTGCTCGACGGAGGTAAATGATGGGTATTCGATCTCTGGCGTACATGCGCATCGGGGCCACCGACATGGCTGCGTGGCGCGAATACGGACTCAAGATCCTCGGAATGATCGAGGGCAAGGGCGTCGACGCGGAATCGCTGTATCTGCGTATGGACGACTTCCCGGCGCGTCTTGTCATCGTTCCGAACGACACGGACCGTCTGCTCGTCTCGGGTTGGGAAACCGCGAATGCCGCTGAGCTGCAGGATATCCGTGACAGGTTGTCGGCAGCCGGTGTTCCGTTCAAGGAAGGCACGGCGGAGCAGCTCAAGGACCGTCGCGTCGTCGAGATGATCGCGTTCGAGGACACCTCGGGCAACTCCCTCGAGGTGTTCCACGGAGCTGCTCTCGAACACCGCCGGATCGTGAGCCCGTACGGGCACAGGTTCGTGACGGGCGAGCAGGGCCTCGGCCACGTCGTGCTCACCACCGATGACGACGATGCTTCGCTGCGGTTCTACCGCGACGTACTCGGATTCAAGCTTCGCGACTCGATGCGTCTGCCTCCGCAGATGGTCGGCCGGCCCGCGGACGGCGACCCGGCGTGGCTGAGGTTCCTCGGCTGCAACCCGCGTCACCACAGCTTGGCGTTCCTGCCGTTGCCCAACCCGACGGGCATCGTGCACCTGATGCTCGAAGTGGAGAACTCCGACGACGTCGGACTGTGCCTCGACCGGGCACTGCGCAAGAAGGTCAAGATGTCGGCGACTCTCGGTCGCCACGTCAACGACGAGATGCTCTCGTTCTACATGAAGACTCCAGGCGGGTTCGACATCGAATTCGGTTGTGAGGGGCTAGAGGTCGAGGACGAAAACTGGATCGCGAGGGAAAGCACGGCCGTGAGCCTGTGGGGTCACGACTTCACGGTGGGAATGAAGCCGTGAGTTCGCCCGACGCGTCGGTGAGTGCGGAGCAGGCGATCGATCCACGCCAGTTCCGCACGGTTCTCGGGCAATTCTGCACGGGTATCACCATCATCACGACAGTCGACGACGGTGAGCCTGTCGGGTTCGCATGTCAGTCTTTCGCGGCCCTGTCACTCGACCCGCCTTTGGTGTTGTTCTGCCCCACCAAGGGTTCTCGGTCGTGGGCGGCAATCGAGCGGACCGGTAAGTTCGCCGTCAACGTGTTGGCGGAGGAACAGCAGGCGGTGTGTGCTCGTTTCGGGTCACGTGAGCCGGACAAGTTCGCCGGCATCGATTGGACGCCATCGCCTCTGGGCTCGCCGATCATCGACAAGTCCCTTGCACACATCGACTGCACGGTGGAAACCGTCCACGACGGTGGCGATCACTACGTCGTCTTCGGTCGGGTTTCGTCGATGAGTGAGATCAAGACCGAACGCCCGCTGCTCTTCTATCGCGGGCAGTACACGGGCATCGAGCCGGACAAGACTGTTCCGGCTACCTGGCGTGACGATCTGGAAGCGTTCCTGACGACCACGACAGAAGATACCTGGCTGTAGGGGGCAAGCCCCCTGTGCGCCTTTTTGGTAGTGGTAACTACCAAAAAGGCGCACAGGGCCGGAGGCCCTACAGCGAAAAACAGGTATGACAGAAGTCGTCACCGAACGGCGTCAGCAGGATGCTACGACGCACTATCTTGTTCGATCGGCCTGCGCGCTTGACCGCCTCGATCACCGACGGCTGCACCTCGACCACCTGGTACCGGTCGGCCTCGACGGGCTCGCGTGAGAACGCCACCAAACCGAGCCGATGCAGGTTGTTCAGGTACGCGCTGATGCGGTCCAGATGACGACAGCCTGCCAGTTCTCCGATCATCGACAGACCCTCGTCGATCATCTCCGAGCCGACACCGAACGGCCGCGCCGTGCGTACGTCCACGCTCGGTTGCGCACCGGAGGTGGCCAACAGCCGAAGAATTCGAGCTTCGTCGGGTGCGATCTCGTCGAGGATCCGGTCGTAGGCCGGGTGCAGATCGTCACGATCGGTCACGTCCGCGGAACGGTCCAGCAACCTGTCGCCACGTGCCCGCAGCGCCGCGAGAGTGGCCTCCACGCTCTGCTTGCGATTGGTACGAGTTGCCATTGCTGCCCGTAGGTTCTCGGTCCGCGAGCCGTCTCCGTTGGAGTTCTCGGCCCGACGTTCGGATTGAATATTGGCCGATTCAGCGGCCTCTGCCGCGGCTTCGGCCGCAGCCTGAACGATCTGCCGCGTCGCCTCCTTCGCCGTTCCGAAAGCCCAACCCGTCAGCTTGATCGACGTGAGCGTCGTCGTGGCGGTCAGCCCGACGAGGCTACGGATCAGACGCTTTTCGACGGATTCGACCGGCGTGATGTCCGCAGCCCAGTCGTACGATTCCGCTTCGACGATCATGCGATGGTCGTGCTCACTCATGCTCATACTCCGAATATTGCGAGGTGTAGGAAACCGGCAAACGAGCCCAGCACGGCCCCGTGAACGAACAACAGCCACTCGTCCTGCTTGACGGCTGAGCGTAGTAGTTCGCTGAAATCTTCCGGTGAAAGGATGCTCATGCGTTCGGTGACGAAGACACGAATCTTCTCCGACTGGTTCTCGGCGAACTCCGCGTCCTCGAAGACCCTTGGGTACAGGTCGAGCACTTCGGTGGTGGCCAGCCCGGGCAGACGCTTGTAGCTCTGCGAACCGACGGTCATCTTGACCACCGACTTTGCCCAGCCGGCTGCGTCGTCGACGGATTCGCGCAGTACCTGATCGAGCATCCGCCGCGTTCGGTCCGAGCGGGGACCTTCGAGGAGTTCGGTGCCGATGTTCTCGAGCGTCACGACGTGATCGGCGAGGGTTTTTGCGTACCCGGCGATGATCTCGGTGCGTCGCTTCAGGAAGAGCCCCTGCCTCCACGGCACCCAACGGTTGGGGGTGATCGGCTCGAAGATCATCGTGATGCCGAGGTAGTTCACGATGTATCCGATGATCACACCGCCGATGGGAAGCACCCACCACTGCGGAACCAGATGGAGGATTCCGACGAGCACGAAGCCCATCGGGAATCCGAAGTAGAAGCCGAAGTTCTGCATGAACCTGAGCTCTTTGTTGCCCATCGTGCGGAAGATGTCGTTGAGCAGTTTGGGGTGCGAAGAGAGGTAGCGGATCACCATCAGCTTCGCGTCGATGAACTCGTCGATGTCCTCTTCGATGCGGTCGGTGATCATGCGCACGCTGGCCGGCAGATCGTCCTCCACTTTGCGGAAGACGGCTTCCTTCACCGACGTCGGAAGGTTGTGCCAGAGCTGAGGATTCTCGGCCGTCATGATTCTGGTGACCACGCCGCGCACTTCACTGCGAGAAATGTTCACCAAGTGCTCGGCGATGCTGTCCGGGTCCAGGACGCGATAGAAATCGGCGATGCTGCCGACTTTCGCGAGGGATTTGTCGACGGCGATCGACGCCATCTTCTCCGCCCGCGAGGGGACGATGCCTTGCCAACCGAATCTGCCGTCGCTGGTGATCGCGGGGATCACCTGAACGCGCCGGGGGAGGAACGGGAAGAGCAGTTTGAGTCCGGGCACTTTGATCCCGTGGAAGTTGATCGGCGCAAAAAGCATCAGGACGCCCGACCAATTGGTGATGTACCCGATGATTCCCGTGAACAAAGGAATGGTGATCAACTGTTCGAGCAAGTGGTCCGGCACCGTCGCACATCCTCCTCATATCCGAGAACCTCACGTTCGGACATGATTGCCGAAACTTCGCTCTTCGTGGGTGTTTCGTTGGCTACTGCTGCGCCTTCCCAGTTGCGTCAGCATAGAGGCCCGACAATTCGGGCTGTAGGTGGGTAGGAAGTTGATGTAACCTCACGTACATGGTCAGTATTGCGCACAACACGACGACGCCGGTTCTCTTCCGGCGCATCGTTTAGCGACTGCTGACCGAACCCTTTCAGCCCCGGGAGTTATCGCCCCGGGGCTTTCCTGTTTCGTCGCTCCGTGTGCGTCTCCCCTTGAACGATTTGGAGAGCTCTCATGAGCGTTGACCACCGCGAACTCGGGCGCGACCTGGAGTTTTTCGCCACCACCCCCATAGTCGGAGCCGGCCTTCCGCTCTGGTTACCGGACGGCGCCGTCATCAGGAACGAACTCGAAAAGTTCGCCGCCGAACAAGCAGCGCGCTCCGGTTGTCGGGGTGTCTATACCCCGGTTATGGCGAAGAAAGAGTTGTACGAGAGATCTGGTCATTGGTCCAAGTTCTCGGAAGACATGTTTCCCGAAATGAAGATAGGCGGAGAGTCATTTCTCCTTCGTCCGGCTAACTGTCCTCATCACGCTCAGGTATTCGCCGCTCGCGGTCGTAGTTATCGCGAGCTACCTTTCCGCGTTCGTGAACTCGGCTCGATGTTCCGTAGCGAACTCTCCGGAGTTCTCAGCGGATTGAGTCGAGTCCGACAGATCAATCTCGACGACGCACATGTCTTCTGTAGTCGTGAACAAGTGCAAGCGGAAGTGATCGTCGCGCTCGACGCGATCGAGCGCTGCTACTCGACTCTGGGGATTGCCGAACGGAAGTACCGCCTCTCGATCAGAGGGGGAGAGGGGCAGTACCTCGGCACCGACGAGCAGTGGGCGGACGCCGAGGATCACCTTCGCGGAGCACTGAATGCACGCTCGATCGAGTACGTGGAAGCGAAGGGGGAGGCAGCGTTCTACGGTCCCAAGATCGACGTCCAGGTGCGAGACGCGCACGGCCGCGAGGAAACACTCTCGACCGTGCAACTCGACTTCAATCAACCGGAGCGGTTCGACCTCGAGTACACCGCTGAGGACGGATCCAAGGTTCGCCCCGTCATGATCCATCGGGGCTTGCTCGGGTCGATGGAACGCATGACTGCGCTTTTGATCGAAAGGTTCGAAGGGCGGATGCCGCCGTGGCTGGCACCCAACCAAGTCTCGATTCTGCCCGTCGGCGACCGGCACCAGGTTGAGGCCGAGCGTTTGCGGGCCGATCTCGAGGCTCGCGATGTTCGAGTGGCGATCGCGCCTGACGGATCGTTGGGACGTCGCATCCGCGAGGCACGCACTCACCGTGACCCGTACATCGCGGTGATCGGGGACAACGAGGTGCACGGCGGCACCGTCGACGTTCTGGTCCCCGCGCGTGGTGGGCGGGCGGTCGTCGACGCGGGTGTGTTTGTCGCTCAGGTGGTCTCGGGCATCAAAGAGCGTGCGCTGCTTCCGGCAGCTTTCTAGCCGACGGGAAGCTCGTGGAGGGCGCGCACCAGTGGCGCGAGTTCGGGTGTCTTGCATGCCTCGTCGAGTGCGGCTTCGAGGGTGGCGTCGTGCGTCGGCCGTGCGCTTTCGAGAAGCTCGCGGCCGGCCGGCGTCAGCTCGGTGTAGATGCCTCGACGGTCGTCGGCGCACAGGATGCGCGTCAATAGTCCTCGATCTTCGAGTCGATTGACCAAGCGCGTCGTGGCGCTGCTGCTCAGTGCGGCAGCGCGAGCCAACTGAGCCATCCGCATGTGCCAGCCATCCTGGCGGCTCAGTGCGTCGAGCACGGTGTATTCGACGACGGACAGTTTGTGCTCACGCTGGAGCGCGCGTTCCAGTTCGGTGTCGAGGGCGCCGTGCAGTGCTGCGAGCGTGCGCCACCCTTGCGAACGGATTTCGACGGCGTCGTCGGCGATCCCCATGTGATTCTCCTTGTCCGTTTCCTGCGACTCCAGGTTACCAGCTTGCGCATGTAGCGCGCGCGTGCAACTATTTATAGCGCGCCTGCAACTAATGCACACGCCCGCTAACGGCTTACGCGTAAATCTGTGAAAGGAACATCGAGATGCCATTGGGTCTCATTGCCCTCGCTATGGGCGGGTTCGGGATCGGCCTCACCGAATTTGTCATCATGGGCCTCCTGCCCGAGGTCTCGGCTGATTTCGAGGTCACCGAGTCCGTCGCGGGCTACCTGATCTCGGGCTACGCACTGTCGGTGGCGATCGGCGCGATCCTCCTGACCGCTGCCGTCACCCGCTTCGAGCGCAAGAAGGTCCTTCTCTCGCTCATGGTGCTGTTCATCATCGGCAACCTGATGTCCGCGCTCGCTCCCTCCTACGAGGTCATGATGGGCGGACGCATCGTCGCGGCGCTGTGCCACGGTGCGTTCTTCGGAATCGGCTCGGTGGTTGCCGCCGACATGGTCGCGCCCAACAAGCGCGCCGGCGCCATCGCGATGATGTTCGCGGGCCTGACCATCGCCAACGTTCTCGGCGTTCCGTTCGGCACGCTGCTGGGCCAGCAACTCGGATGGCGCTCGACGTTCTGGGCCATCACCGTCATCGGCGTCATCGCCCTGATCGGAATTGCAGCACTCGTCCCGACGACGCCCGCCAGCACGACCGGTGGCGGATTGCGCGGAGAGTTGGGGGCATTCCGCAACAAGCAGGTATGGCTCTCGATCGCCATCACCATCCTCGGCTACGGCGGAATGTTCGGAGCCTTCACCTACATCGCCTTCACCCTCACCGAGGTCACCGGCTTCGCGACGTCCAGCGTTCCGTGGCTGCTCATCCTCTTCGGCTCGGGCCTGTTCGTCGGTAACTTCCTCGGCGCCAAGGCGGCCGACCGTTCGCTCACGAAGGCGCTGGTCTGGATTCTCGCGATCCTGACCGTCGTTCTGATCGTGTTCGCCGCCACCGCGGAGAGCAAGGTCATGACAGTGATCTCACTGTTCTTCATGGGCGCCTTCGGTTTTGCGACGGTACCCGGGTTGCAGATGCGGATCATGAACTACGCGTCGGCAGCACCGACCATGGCATCGGGTGCCAACATCGCCGCCTTCAACGTCGGCAACGCACTCGGGGCATGGCTGGGCGGAATCACCATCGCCGCGGGACTCGGCTTCACCTCCCCGATCTGGATGGGAGCGGCAGTCACTGTCGCCGGTCTGCTGGTCTTGCTCGTCGCGGCGAAGATCGACCGCCCGGCAGCGTCAGAGCCGTCGACGCCGAGCACCTCGCTGCACCCGACCGCCGCCTGAACCTGTCCACTGCGCTCTGACCCCATCGCGTGAACGTATCGCTCCCCTTGTCCAACAAGGGGAGCGATACGTTCACGCGGGTCAGGTGAGGCGGAATTCGGCGGTCACCCCGGAGAACGGCGAAATCGCGCCGCTACCCCGAGCCTTCGACGCACCGAAGTGTTGGACTCGATACGTACCCGCCGGAGTATCGGCCGGAACATCCCACGTGATGCGCACGACGGAACCGTTGCTCCCGACCCGGCGCCAGTGCAGTTTGGTGGACCAGTCGTTGTCGTCGGCGACCCGTGTCCAGGATCCGCCGGTATTGCGCTGGATCTCGTAGAAGGTCCCGTTTCGGTGAGTGTCGTTCTTGGGGTGGCCGGTGACGAACTCGACGGCAACCTGCCCACCCGGTGAGGTGTCGCCGGGTTGGACGGTTGCGTCGCCGAATTGTGTTCCCGGCAAGGGCTCGTCGAAGTCGACGCCAGGTCCGAAGCTGGGTTGGAACCCGGACAGGTCGGCCGGAGCGGGGCCGCGAGGAGGTTCGGTGCCGTCGCGCATCGCGGCTGCAAGGGCGGCATACCCCTGCTGATAGGCCGGCAGTGTGTAACGACCGAACATCGTCGAACCGCCCTCGTACTGCTGCGAATCGTATTCCTGTGGTGTGGTGCAGTAGCTCGAGTACGAGTTCGCGTATCCCTGGAAGATGACGTTCTCGAGGGGAACCCCAAGCTCCTCGGCGACGGTTCGACGCACTCGTAATCCGGAGACGATGGTGAATTCCGCAGGGCCACCGACGATGTAGAACTGACCGATCCGCAGGATCTGGATCTTGAGTACGTTCGGCACCCATCCTCCCGGTGGCAGCAGGCCGACCGGAACGACTACGAGTTTGGGCGCCTGTGCATCCTGAAGCCATTGAGGCACAGGAGCATCCATACCGCCCAGGGCGTCGATCATGGGGTTTCGGGTGCCCTCGGGGAAGATCGGGATTGCCGGTCCGTCCTCGACGCTTCCGGCGCTCATTGCCGCGCCGATCGCGGCCGGAGCGGTGCGGTGCTCGCGTCCGTCGGGGGTGAATCTTCCGCTCACCACCTGATTTGCCATGTCCAGGTACATGATCCGACTGTCGACGCCACCGGTGACGGTGTCGGACGCCGCGTCGAAGGCAGTTCGAGCTGCCGCTACCTGGCGCAGCCCGATGATGCGTGCGTTCTCGAATTCGTCTTCGGTCGGTCCGCGTCCGGGCTCGAGGAAGAGGTTGGGTGACATGTCGCCGCTGTTGGTCTGCGGAAACGCAGCAATGAAGCTGGTGTCGCCGTCGAGGTAGCGCACGCCCTGGTCGTCGTGCTCCCAGAAGTACGCCGCGGCGCCCTTGTTGTCCCCGGAGATGAGATGGTTCTCGTTCGTGAGCGAGGCGCAGTGGGTGGCGAACCAGTTGATCGCCCCGATGTCCTTGCTGCCCCGACTGATCCGCATGACACGCATGTGGTGGTCGTTGCCACCGGGGTAGTAGGCCTTGTCCTCTTCGGGATTGAGATCGAACGCCACTCGCGATCGGTTGACGCTGGCATCGGTGAGATCGGACCGCCCGAAACGGACCGTGCCTGGCGCCAGGTTCTCGTGCGCAGCGCTGATCGCCTCGACCATGCCGTTGACCTCGGCTTCGAACACCTGCAGTTCGAAGCCGAGAACTGCGAGGTTGTACGCGTAGTTGTGCGAGGCCCCACCACATGCCGCGTGTGAATGGATGGCCGTCAACATGACGTTGCGCTCGGCGTAGATGTCACCGAACCTCCCGGCCAGTCGGCGCAGGACCTCGTCGTGAACGGACTGGAAGATCATGCAGTTGTCGACGCACACGTAGGCGACCCGCGACCCGCCGGACTCGAAGATGAAGGCGCGTGCGCGCATTCGCTGGTGCAGGCCTTCGGCGCGTTGATCGAAGCTCGAGTAGCCCATCATGCCGACTTCGGCGACCGGTCCGGTCACGTCGGAAATTCCGACGCCCACCTGCAGTGACGCCGACGACTTGTCGGTGCGTGCGGGTGAAACGGTGCGTGCCGGCGAAGCTGCGACGGCCTGGTTCGTCGACAGAGCGGCGAGCGCAGGTGCGGCGGCAGCGCCTGCCAGTACGGTGCGTCGGGTGATCTGCACGAGTGTCCTTTCGGGCGGTCTGACGCGAGTTGGTCAACCGTCCAGGAGTGTAGCCCGAGTCACACGTGACCGAAAGGGGTGCCGTCGGCCGACACTCAGATTGTTGTGGCCTCCCCGAACGTCATCGCCAGGTTCTTGATGGTCGTGGTCATCAGGGCCCGGCGGGGGAGTCCCAGTTTCCGAAGCTCCGCCGCCATCGGGTGACTGCCCAGTTGAACCTCGGCTCCACCAGGGCGAGATTTGACGCCGGTCGGTGCCATGTCCCACGACGTGCACCTGGTGGCGCCGTCGAGATGTGAGTACGCGGCCAACGACATGTTGGCTCCGCCGCCAGGCACGCTGACGCCGGATTTCACACTCAACTGTGTGATGAGTTTGCCGTCGCGCGAGACGGATCCGCGCTTGACCGAGCCGACGTGCTCGGTGTCGAACTCGGCGAGCACCTTCGGGAATCCCCAGATTTCCCGGCCGGCGGCCTTGGTGAACTCTCCGTCCACCGGCAACTCGTGTATGAGTGCCCCTGCAGTTCCGGCAGCGAGCGAACGTAGATCTCCCAGCACCGAGGTTTCGGGAGGCGCAGTGTGGCTGCGCACCATGTACGTCACTCCGAATTCGTTGTACGGACCCAGATCCCCGTCGATGTAGTCGACAAAAACCAGGCCGCACAGCGCCCGGCCGGGGCGGTACTGGAGCACGGTCAAGCCGGTGTAGTCGATGATCGACTGCGCGGTTGTGCTCGGTACCGAGTACAACGCCATGAAGGCCGACGCGGTGCGAACTTCGACGGGCATCTCGACCCTCTTGCCCAGAATCGTGTAGCTCATGGCGCTACCACCCCACGGAGTCCGTCGGAGCCGTAGACGGGTTCGAGCATCGAGCGGAAATCCGGTCCGCGGCGCAGCATTTGGCCTCCGTCGACGTTGATGATCTGCCCGGTGATCCAGGTGGAT encodes:
- a CDS encoding acetoacetate decarboxylase family protein — translated: MSYTILGKRVEMPVEVRTASAFMALYSVPSTTAQSIIDYTGLTVLQYRPGRALCGLVFVDYIDGDLGPYNEFGVTYMVRSHTAPPETSVLGDLRSLAAGTAGALIHELPVDGEFTKAAGREIWGFPKVLAEFDTEHVGSVKRGSVSRDGKLITQLSVKSGVSVPGGGANMSLAAYSHLDGATRCTSWDMAPTGVKSRPGGAEVQLGSHPMAAELRKLGLPRRALMTTTIKNLAMTFGEATTI
- the hsaC gene encoding iron-dependent extradiol dioxygenase HsaC, producing the protein MGIRSLAYMRIGATDMAAWREYGLKILGMIEGKGVDAESLYLRMDDFPARLVIVPNDTDRLLVSGWETANAAELQDIRDRLSAAGVPFKEGTAEQLKDRRVVEMIAFEDTSGNSLEVFHGAALEHRRIVSPYGHRFVTGEQGLGHVVLTTDDDDASLRFYRDVLGFKLRDSMRLPPQMVGRPADGDPAWLRFLGCNPRHHSLAFLPLPNPTGIVHLMLEVENSDDVGLCLDRALRKKVKMSATLGRHVNDEMLSFYMKTPGGFDIEFGCEGLEVEDENWIARESTAVSLWGHDFTVGMKP
- the hsaB gene encoding 3-hydroxy-9,10-secoandrosta-1,3,5(10)-triene-9,17-dione monooxygenase reductase subunit, whose translation is MSSPDASVSAEQAIDPRQFRTVLGQFCTGITIITTVDDGEPVGFACQSFAALSLDPPLVLFCPTKGSRSWAAIERTGKFAVNVLAEEQQAVCARFGSREPDKFAGIDWTPSPLGSPIIDKSLAHIDCTVETVHDGGDHYVVFGRVSSMSEIKTERPLLFYRGQYTGIEPDKTVPATWRDDLEAFLTTTTEDTWL
- a CDS encoding MFS transporter codes for the protein MPLGLIALAMGGFGIGLTEFVIMGLLPEVSADFEVTESVAGYLISGYALSVAIGAILLTAAVTRFERKKVLLSLMVLFIIGNLMSALAPSYEVMMGGRIVAALCHGAFFGIGSVVAADMVAPNKRAGAIAMMFAGLTIANVLGVPFGTLLGQQLGWRSTFWAITVIGVIALIGIAALVPTTPASTTGGGLRGELGAFRNKQVWLSIAITILGYGGMFGAFTYIAFTLTEVTGFATSSVPWLLILFGSGLFVGNFLGAKAADRSLTKALVWILAILTVVLIVFAATAESKVMTVISLFFMGAFGFATVPGLQMRIMNYASAAPTMASGANIAAFNVGNALGAWLGGITIAAGLGFTSPIWMGAAVTVAGLLVLLVAAKIDRPAASEPSTPSTSLHPTAA
- the hsaD gene encoding 4,5:9,10-diseco-3-hydroxy-5,9,17-trioxoandrosta-1(10),2-diene-4-oate hydrolase, whose protein sequence is MTTTEEALTYESTSRFAQVRPDLKLHFHEAGVGNDKTIVLLHGGGPGASSWSNFARNIPVLAKSFHVIAVDQPGYGQSDKPTEHPQYFVHSASALNDLLDTLEITGRVDLLGNSLGGGAAVRFALDYPDRAGRLVLMGPGGLSVNLFAPDPTEGVKNLGKFSYQPTRENLEAFLRIMVFDQKLITPELVDERFAAASTPESLAAAKAMGKSFSSGDFELGMLWREAYKLRQRVLLIWGREDRVNPLDGALVALKMIPRAQLHVFGGCGHWAQLEKFDEFNRLATDFLLDGGK
- a CDS encoding Abi-alpha family protein, translating into MSEHDHRMIVEAESYDWAADITPVESVEKRLIRSLVGLTATTTLTSIKLTGWAFGTAKEATRQIVQAAAEAAAEAAESANIQSERRAENSNGDGSRTENLRAAMATRTNRKQSVEATLAALRARGDRLLDRSADVTDRDDLHPAYDRILDEIAPDEARILRLLATSGAQPSVDVRTARPFGVGSEMIDEGLSMIGELAGCRHLDRISAYLNNLHRLGLVAFSREPVEADRYQVVEVQPSVIEAVKRAGRSNKIVRRSILLTPFGDDFCHTCFSL
- a CDS encoding MarR family winged helix-turn-helix transcriptional regulator; translated protein: MGIADDAVEIRSQGWRTLAALHGALDTELERALQREHKLSVVEYTVLDALSRQDGWHMRMAQLARAAALSSSATTRLVNRLEDRGLLTRILCADDRRGIYTELTPAGRELLESARPTHDATLEAALDEACKTPELAPLVRALHELPVG
- a CDS encoding DUF445 domain-containing protein; amino-acid sequence: MPDHLLEQLITIPLFTGIIGYITNWSGVLMLFAPINFHGIKVPGLKLLFPFLPRRVQVIPAITSDGRFGWQGIVPSRAEKMASIAVDKSLAKVGSIADFYRVLDPDSIAEHLVNISRSEVRGVVTRIMTAENPQLWHNLPTSVKEAVFRKVEDDLPASVRMITDRIEEDIDEFIDAKLMVIRYLSSHPKLLNDIFRTMGNKELRFMQNFGFYFGFPMGFVLVGILHLVPQWWVLPIGGVIIGYIVNYLGITMIFEPITPNRWVPWRQGLFLKRRTEIIAGYAKTLADHVVTLENIGTELLEGPRSDRTRRMLDQVLRESVDDAAGWAKSVVKMTVGSQSYKRLPGLATTEVLDLYPRVFEDAEFAENQSEKIRVFVTERMSILSPEDFSELLRSAVKQDEWLLFVHGAVLGSFAGFLHLAIFGV
- the thrS gene encoding threonine--tRNA ligase — its product is MSVDHRELGRDLEFFATTPIVGAGLPLWLPDGAVIRNELEKFAAEQAARSGCRGVYTPVMAKKELYERSGHWSKFSEDMFPEMKIGGESFLLRPANCPHHAQVFAARGRSYRELPFRVRELGSMFRSELSGVLSGLSRVRQINLDDAHVFCSREQVQAEVIVALDAIERCYSTLGIAERKYRLSIRGGEGQYLGTDEQWADAEDHLRGALNARSIEYVEAKGEAAFYGPKIDVQVRDAHGREETLSTVQLDFNQPERFDLEYTAEDGSKVRPVMIHRGLLGSMERMTALLIERFEGRMPPWLAPNQVSILPVGDRHQVEAERLRADLEARDVRVAIAPDGSLGRRIREARTHRDPYIAVIGDNEVHGGTVDVLVPARGGRAVVDAGVFVAQVVSGIKERALLPAAF
- a CDS encoding neutral/alkaline ceramidase, whose product is MQITRRTVLAGAAAAPALAALSTNQAVAASPARTVSPARTDKSSASLQVGVGISDVTGPVAEVGMMGYSSFDQRAEGLHQRMRARAFIFESGGSRVAYVCVDNCMIFQSVHDEVLRRLAGRFGDIYAERNVMLTAIHSHAACGGASHNYAYNLAVLGFELQVFEAEVNGMVEAISAAHENLAPGTVRFGRSDLTDASVNRSRVAFDLNPEEDKAYYPGGNDHHMRVMRISRGSKDIGAINWFATHCASLTNENHLISGDNKGAAAYFWEHDDQGVRYLDGDTSFIAAFPQTNSGDMSPNLFLEPGRGPTEDEFENARIIGLRQVAAARTAFDAASDTVTGGVDSRIMYLDMANQVVSGRFTPDGREHRTAPAAIGAAMSAGSVEDGPAIPIFPEGTRNPMIDALGGMDAPVPQWLQDAQAPKLVVVPVGLLPPGGWVPNVLKIQILRIGQFYIVGGPAEFTIVSGLRVRRTVAEELGVPLENVIFQGYANSYSSYCTTPQEYDSQQYEGGSTMFGRYTLPAYQQGYAALAAAMRDGTEPPRGPAPADLSGFQPSFGPGVDFDEPLPGTQFGDATVQPGDTSPGGQVAVEFVTGHPKNDTHRNGTFYEIQRNTGGSWTRVADDNDWSTKLHWRRVGSNGSVVRITWDVPADTPAGTYRVQHFGASKARGSGAISPFSGVTAEFRLT